From a region of the Solanum stenotomum isolate F172 chromosome 2, ASM1918654v1, whole genome shotgun sequence genome:
- the LOC125854308 gene encoding probable disease resistance protein RF45, translating to MANEALKFFVENLLQLLSENVVLIKGVEDEFKNLLEEVQRLKAFVDDGAKFHSDNIVWDQLVKDIQKMIHKAEDVIDKFLVQAKLHREEKKVGRFFDVSRLKTITSLADEIKGISDKVKKLREESKHSFQPRPILEHPKRGHEITQVC from the coding sequence ATGGCAAATGAAGCTCTGAAGTTTTTCGTGGAGAACTTGTTGCAGCTGTTAAGTGAAAATGTGGTGTTAATAAAAGGCGTAGAGGACGAATTCAAAAATTTACTGGAAGAAGTGCAACGGCTGAAAGCATTCGTTGATGATGGTGCTAAATTCCACAGCGATAACATTGTATGGGATCAATTGGTGAAAGATATTCAAAAAATGATACACAAAGCTGAAGATGTAATTGATAAATTTCTAGTTCAAGCAAAGCTGCacagagaagagaaaaaagttgGAAGATTCTTCGATGTGAGTCGTCTCAAAACAATTACATCTCTTGCAGATGAGATCAAAGGGATCAGTGACAAAGTTAAGAAACTTCGAGAAGAAAGTAAACATTCATTCCAGCCCAGACCAATTCTTGAGCACCCTAAAAGAGGGCACGAAATAACCCAGGTATGCTAA